The following are encoded in a window of Alosa sapidissima isolate fAloSap1 chromosome 10, fAloSap1.pri, whole genome shotgun sequence genomic DNA:
- the si:dkeyp-84f3.5 gene encoding zinc finger protein Xfin: MEDPFLDYCSSQELAGGADAFICTECGEGFVQYSRLVSHMAIHGSSESFQLDAPSNGLETPIEFVLHKNGTLTVVERLEASNSSLKISDPQSQSTTETESSENGTKVFPCERCGQVFSNQSSLLQHQRYHSLGQGYKCTLCCKVHDDRESLREHLQDHAHERFYSCGHCGKRFLRPETLSTHQKEWHGSLVARNSVKLAKSQENNIGKFYQCKLCELHFFWLSDLQSHLISHSLKKTADTSESVVDEKVSSNPYNSVDRTYRCGLCGKTFYRLSDLMDHHLSHQAKEEKSKTETKATRRTQIDHGYKPFASRQAIYRLDAPRSRRMRGRSRGAHQSSTRLYPCKHCHRVFVHSSSLSRHNRYHKGTLHTCVYCGKHFPQRCDVTRHIAMYHKAELGAAADENAKKHDESPERNASEEQENEKDLDDEQESPVNETSGTKEMPGPPKARLSFKCRECGKVFGLLSVYQRHQRYHKREPARQLHKCSHCRCRFSQLSALERHLKTHDKEAPSEVGKEGLPTVDANKDNHANSEDTDDTVEDEDINVEGDESVNAEILYECTVCAKSFSSMKTFMKHQSEHG; the protein is encoded by the coding sequence ATGGAAGACCCCTTTCTGGATTATTGCTCCTCTCAAGAGTTAGCAGGAGGGGCAGATGCTTTCATTTGTACAGAATGTGGAGAAGGTTTTGTGCAGTACTCCAGACTAGTAAGTCATATGGCCATTCATGGATCTTCAGAGTCATTCCAGTTGGATGCTCCCAGTAATGGCTTGGAAACACCCATAGAGTTTGTTCTTCATAAAAATGGAACACTTACTGTTGTTGAAAGATTGGAGGCTTCAAATTCATCTCTCAAAATATCTGATCCCCAGTCACAGTCCACCACAGAAACGGAGTCATCAGAAAATGGCACCAAAGTTTTTCCATGTGAAAGATGTGGCCAAGTATTCAGTAATCAGTCAAGTTTACTACAGCATCAGCGGTACCATTCATTGGGGCAAGGATATAAATGTACCCTATGCTGCAAGGTTCATGATGACCGAGAGAGTCTTCGGGAACATCTTCAAGATCATGCACATGAGAGATTCTATAGCTGTGGACACTGTGGGAAAAGATTTCTTAGACCCGAAACATTATCAACTCATCAAAAAGAATGGCATGGATCACTTGTGGCCAGGAATTCCGTTAAGCTTGCAAAGAGTCAGGAAAACAACATTGGCAAATTCTATCAATGCAAGTTATGTGAATTGCACTTCTTTTGGCTCTCCGACTTACAAAGCCATCTCATCAGTCATTCCCTCAAAAAAACTGCAGATACCAGTGAATCTGTTGTTGATGAGAAGGTGTCCAGTAACCCTTATAATAGCGTTGACCGTACATACCGATGTGGTTTGTGTGGAAAAACCTTCTACAGACTGTCAGACCTCATGGACCATCATTTGTCTCACCAAGCCAAGGAGGAAAAATCAAAAACTGAAACAAAGGCTACAAGACGGACCCAAATCGATCATGGCTACAAACCTTTCGCATCCAGGCAAGCAATTTATAGGTTAGATGCCCCCAGGTCAAGAAGGATGCGGGGTAGATCACGTGGGGCCCACCAAAGTAGCACTAGATTGTATCCGTGCAAACACTGCCATCGTGTATTTGTGCACTCAAGTAGTTTGTCTCGTCACAACCGGTACCATAAGGGAACTCTGCACACTTGCGTCTACTGTGGGAAGCATTTTCCACAAAGATGTGATGTCACCAGGCATATAGCCATGTATCATAAAGCAGAACTGGGAGCTGCAGCAGATGAGAATGCTAAGAAGCATGATGAGTCACCAGAAAGGAATGCTTCAGAGGAACAAGAAAACGAAAAGGATTTAGATGATGAACAAGAAAGTCCAGTTAACGAAACCTCAGGGACAAAAGAGATGCCTGGTCCTCCAAAGGCACGACTGTCTTTCAAGTGTCGTGAATGTGGTAAAGTCTTTGGTTTGCTTAGTGTTTATCAACGGCATCAACGCTACCACAAGAGGGAACCAGCTCGACAGCTGCACAAATGTTCTCACTGTCGGTGCCGTTTTTCGCAATTGTCTGCTCTTGAGCGCCATCTAAAAACTCATGACAAGGAAGCACCTTCAGAGGTTGGAAAAGAAGGGTTACCTACTGTCGATGCCAATAAGGATAACCATGCAAACTCAGAAGACACTGATGATACAGTTGAGGATGAAGATATTAATGTCGAAGGTGATGAGAGTGTGAATGCTGAAATACTGTATGAATGCACAGTGTGTGCCAAATCATTTTCTTCCATGAAAACGTTCATGAAACATCAGAGTGAGCATGGTTAA
- the fpr1 gene encoding chemokine-like receptor 1, translated as MDFVLGSVDPHTDSWNNSLSTNGTDDDDYYDDYYEDQPELKKSLNIMSLVVYSLAFVLGVLGNGLVIWVTGFKMKKTVNTVWFLNLAVADFLFTAFLPLSVAYTAMDFHWPFGRFMCKVNSTLTTLNMFASVYILVVISVDRCISVVKPIWAQNHRSVQRASAVSLVVWFLALVLSSPYFVFRDIGSGTRENNSNVINCFNNFAFSDEDSPDIVALRSLRHCAMIITRVILGFIVPFAIIVSCYAVIIHRLRMNRSMSGRTGRPFRIIAAVITAFFLCWAPFHIMSIIEMVNHMRSEDDFSLSLHHVVKVGIPITTSLAFLNSCLNPLLYVFMGQDFKDKVRKSILKVLETAFTEEVSRTNTYTNSMLTSRSKEKSFSDAEV; from the coding sequence ATGGACTTTGTCTTGGGTTCAGTGGACCCACATACTGACAGCTGGAACAATTCGTTGTCAACAAACGGGACTGATGACGATGACTACTATGATGACTACTACGAAGACCAGCCTGAGCTGAAGAAGTCACTGAACATCATGTCACTCGTTGTCTACTCCCTGGCATTTGTCTTGGGCGTGCTGGGCAACGGGCTTGTGATCTGGGTGACTGGATTTAAAATGAAGAAGACTGTCAACACCGTCTGGTTCCTGAACCTGGCGGTGGCTGACTTCTTGTTCACTGCATTTCTGCCCCTGAGCGTGGCTTATACAGCCATGGATTTCCACTGGCCCTTTGGCAGGTTCATGTGCAAAGTCAACAGCACCCTGACCACATTGAACATGTTTGCCAGCGTTTACATCCTCGTCGTGATCAGCGTGGACCGCTGCATTTCTGTGGTGAAGCCAATCTGGGCACAGAACCACCGAAGCGTGCAAAGAGCATCGGCAGTGAGCCTCGTCGTCTGGTTCCTGGCTCTGGTGCTTAGCTCACCCTACTTTGTGTTCCGGGACATCGGTTCCGGAACACGAGAGAACAACAGCAATGTCATCAACTGCTTCAACAACTTCGCTTTCTCTGATGAGGACTCCCCTGATATTGTGGCACTGAGGTCGCTGCGCCACTGTGCCATGATCATAACCCGGGTCATACTTGGCTTCATAGTGCCATTTGCCATCATCGTTTCCTGCTACGCAGTCATAATTCATCGCCTCAGGATGAACCGCTCGATGTCAGGACGGACTGGGCGACCCTTCAGGATCATTGCAGCTGTTATCACCGCCTTCTTTCTGTGCTGGGCACCTTTCCACATTATGTCGATCATTGAGATGGTTAATCACATGAGGTCAGAGGATGATTTCAGTCTAAGTCTGCACCATGTCGTAAAGGTTGGCATTCCAATCACCACCAGCCTGGCCTTCCTCAACAGTTGCCTCAACCCCTTGCTGTATGTCTTCATGGGTCAGGATTTCAAGGACAAGGTGCGCAAGTCCATCTTGAAGGTGTTGGAGACGGCGTTTACAGAGGAAGTGTCTCGCACCAACACGTACACCAACTCAATGCTCACCAGCCGCAGCAAGGAGAAGTCATTTTCTGATGCAGAGGTGTGA